The sequence tctggcttcagaaacgagagagagttttttttctttctcccttctcctatactccctactcggaggaggatcacgagactttctctcggagttcctccttgaggaggtgagtgttttaagaggaaaacaaaactcccaaaccctgcgtaatgggacactagctggacgtccgctggacatccgagataggacagtgtgcggacggatggccaggacagccggcggatgtcctctggctgtcctgaaaatccgcggacactgagaggacgcgacggacgcgcagcggacgtcctctggcaatgatgtgctgtgtgggttgttttcgtactgtcgatgaagcaagcttgtgcttcatatattaagctcgaatgttaatttctaaccaattcacttaactagttaaatattcatcacttatgctactattatttaattaaaataaagcagatatcattttatttttggctattattccatttttcaatacttgattatgttactttaacctcagaaaaacaattcgacatcgcaatgcgcacgttttcagggttgcaataccgaatagctcggcctcgaagaccgcgtaatattatagcaagcctaccggttgcaattcgccgttcagaatagtgaattgcaacgggcctatgctattctgagaatgacgtcttccggtgtagtaaaaacacgaattgcaaccgttctgaataccaaatagcataggcgttgcaatacgctatattatagcaacatcggttgcaatatcgaagaatagcataatgctattccatccagaatagcagcccaagattataacaatgaaatatacataaacctttataaaaatataggaaataaaacCTTTCATAGGTCATTATAGGTACCTACATGTGTGAATAGCTTTCTATGACTAAACTGTTGATTTGACTCACAATGATACCATATTATGATAGACTTTAGTAAAGTAAAACCATGTTATTACTTCTGTTATTACCATTATGTCATTGCTTCTGCTTTAATTAGCCCATAATGAGTTTTCTTCTGAAGTTTCTAACCATTAGACCATTTAAAAACTTCTTAACTATATACACAGCTTTTTCGCAATAGGATGGACAAGATTTGTGAACCATTTATTTAGTGCAGCTAAAGGATCTCAGTCCACATGTGAGGAAGAACAGGGACACAGATGAACCCAATCTTGACAGTGAAATTGCATGGATTCCATGATGTAAAAACtaataacaaaattaaacatTCAGCATAAAATTTCCTTATGTTGGTACATTGATTTTTcaggttttaaataaaattttgcctgaatgattgttatttttaaatttgcttacTTGGAGTACAACTACGGTAATAAAACATGATTGCATCCCAAAATATGTTTGATTTCGAACAATACTTTCTGGgatattgatttaatttcaaaCATAGCACAAGCATGCATTTTAGTTTCCTTGCATACGCATGGTCGGATTTGAATGCTCATATAATTACCGGAATAGCTGGGAGAAGTCTAAAAAAAGTTTCCATTTAAAACAGGTTGCGTACACAAAAGGAACTCTGAAGTATATGTTGAATCAACCTATTCAGAAATTAAtaggcaaaaatatttcaagtgaaatagaaaaatcaacTAATAAACACAGattttttcttattgaaaaaaagtaggaacgtttaatgaaaataagtatCAATATTAATGAATTACTAAATAGCAACAAGTTTTTAATCCTATGGTTTTTTATAAAGTCTCATTACAGCTGTATGCAGTTCATGtgaaaaagagcaaaataaaGGGATATTACCGAGAAAATACAGACATCTGTGAATTTTCAGGGAGGTTTATggttttcaatagggtggtttccttcatcaaagaaaacgaaaggcattgattgcgattcgttacccaccattagtgtattcataatatacaaattattttgttttagaaataccgggatagacgaatggcaatggtccatttttatcctcatttgaaaagggccagattggcgcccatgcgatgccactccacgtgacgtcacagggacgtagtttctatacgagaagataggagttatacgtcgtctgaggttaccattgcatacatgaggcgcagagctcagggaaacatgtcttaacaatcacttattaaaactggctaaggtcggaaagttttcctcgtttgataagttattaataatccttatttaagccaagcgctaccagtcagcagggtactaggctatccgctagcagcctgcgtcgtatcacagctaagcctcgcctcaaggtcacctcgcagggcgggagggggaaccagaaatacgtcacgcggagagacttcccgacattcatacttaagcgtcgcgttttcgcgcgcttgaaaattttcacttttcatttaatcgcgaaaaatagatatcgtcatttaaaaatctaaaagcgtgaaatacgtactccaggagtaataatctttcgatttaggcaataaaaaaataataggaaaccaccctattcacctcTGATTATTTCAAAGAGACTAAATTCATAGCATCATTAAATATGGAAAACATTTACCTCAATGTTTTCTGCAGTTGCAACGTCTATAACTTAAAGTTATAAGGCATTCAACATACTGCCAAGAGAGGTGAAACTAAAAGacactaataatttaaaaaaaacgatccAGAAATGGTTGCGTAGGAAACCCCTATATTCTTTTGAAGAATACATGTCTGGGGACTTCACAGGTCTTTGTGACTAATgggccaattattattttaatatgtgatctttttgtttttcatgtagtgatccttttcattgtttgtaagtgtatattgtatatatatgtattatttttgacAATGTCTATTGTGATTTGTATCATTTAACGactaataaattgattgattgattgattgattggttACTTTACAAAGTCAACAGAGAGGCAATTGTCACTTCTAGAATACAAAAAAGTGCAGGTTTTAATCTGAAAAATTATTGCATAGTCAAGGGATACCTTTCCAGAAAATTACCATTCCATTATGACTTATTCCAGTCTTTTTATGGAATGAGACCAGCTGAAAATTCCAATGAGAGGGTCTCTTTATGTTTGTGTATTGTATTTTAATAGATCTCAGTGTACAGGTGCAGAAGAACAGGGAGAAAGATGAACACCATCCTGATAGTGAAATTGTATGGATTCCATGAATGGCATTCATAATGTTATGGACGCAGTCACATCAAAAGAGGTATTTCCAATTCTAACCACTAAAATTTTTCCACCTAGACCACTTTCCAGATGTTTTCTGGTTTAAGTTACACACATTTTATCAAACTTATTAGGTATATCTGGTGATCCCTGTCCATTTGTGGTACATATTGCCATACATGTACCTTCAAGTGGAATAATGGTTCCCGAGTTTACAAAAGTGTCCATTTCACTTTTGTGAATCTTGTTGAGTTGTGCTCATGGATGCCGCATCAAAACAAAAGCAAATATGTTTGTCTCCTTCATGTCTTGAGTAAGAAAGCAAAGTGATGAAGTCTCAATGGTCACTATTCGCACATTCCTCTTTCCATTCCATTCCTGTCAATAAAATACCAATGAAGCTTAGCCAATCATTGCTTTCCAGTTGCATTGAACATGGAAACCAcccatttttcctctttattaTGACAATCTGCGCATTCACAGAACACGTCAATGGAGAGGAATGGAACGGAAAAAGGAGCATATAAACACTGCCTTGGAGATAAatgaattggaaaacaaaaaaataaagtgaagagAAAGACCGGCATATAAGCAGATAAGTAATTTGATTTGAAGTTCTAAAttaaatgatgaagataaaatttgtgGGTAGGCACATTGAGACCTCCAAAAACAGACATCTCTAAACAGTGAACATATCTATTAGCTGGCATTTTTTAGACCTTGGCAGTAGAGTCTTGCGGAACCAATGCCTCCACAAAGTACACACTCTTAATCCTTTCGCTGCAGCACTAATGACTCTAAGCAATACTCTGTGGAGGATAGCAAAATGAAAGAAGTCTCCTTCAACAAGTCACCACTCATATTAACtgacttgtaaatttttttaggttttcttcATACTGAAGGTCAGGCTATGCTATGTCCATTACCTTTTAAACTATTAGTGGAAATACCTAAAAGGACCAACAGCGCCAATTTGGCAAAGCCAAGATTACCATCAACTACTGCTCTTATTATCTCcatgatataaattaatattttaattaggtTCCATCATTCATAATTTGAGtagatttcagtatttttattgctaaatacaTTACTtagtccacgaatattacaattcTGAGATAGTAGTTTTTTGACATTGTGCTTGGATagaatttagtgaattggtattAGTGATGCCATCCATGTCAGTTGGAACCTTTTGTGCACATTGTTGCCACACTACACTTCTTAGATGCATCTGATCTCTCAATTAAGGTCTTATTGTTTCAGCGAGTTGCGCAATTTTTGAACACTAGCATTTGGGGAAGAGCTTGGATGTTGGGCTGACTGCGTGAATTACGATGGCTGCATTTACAAACTTACTGGTGATAATGTTGCACCAATGTGCACTCAAATGGCAATATCCCATGTGAAATTCctcttaaatatttgatatttccATCCCAATGCTGAAAGTATCATCATGCATTAATGAAATGAGAAGAATACCAGCCTCTGTAAATGCTTGACTagtgaaaacaatgaaatttgtTATCTAGACATTCTTACTTTCAGAAATTTATACATTTCCACAGTGAACACTCactggaaataaataaaagttaattaaagccaattttttagtttttagaaattcattttatCTTAGACAATAGAAAGAAATGCGATTAGAGGTATTGATTATCTTAATGGAAACAGTCATGACCAACTGGTAGTTTGTGTTCATGGCAGTCTTTTACATACAAATCAAGAAGGTTAAAATGGTCCCGCTTCAGCAAAAGAGATAGAACAGGCCACAAAGATTGTTGTAACGTGTAAAGTTAATAGAGAGGAACTTTGCCTCACTTTTTATGTCAAAACAAACATTTCACTAAAACATGTATCTAGTTTATGGCTGATTTTCTTAGATAAAGATGTAAAAGTAGAAAACACACATTTTAGAGCCAAAGGTATTTATGGGGATTATCTATGTAGAGAATTTAGATGATGCAAAAAATATCCAAGTGAATGTAACATGGGAAAATTTTTGGTGAATTACATTTCGTGGACACTTACATTAAGAAACCACTCTCTACAGATGATGTATTTATATCAATTTTGATGGTAAATATTCATTCCTCAAGACTTCTCCATTGGAAGTTTACCCTTCTGCAATAGCTTACAATAATTTgatcaaaaattgtattttgtgcAATCAATAGTTGTAGATATAAACACCTATGtagaaattaattatcacaaaACACACTGCTCTTCCATGCAGCATATGTTTTCAAAACAGGACAATTTTGGTCAGGAGTACTGGCCGACGAGAAAATATCTGCATAGCAATTGAGCCTCATTGAGCTGAGACTAGGAAAACagataaatgtaaatacaatCTGGTAATTTCTCGTATTTAAAGCCAAAAACTTTACCTGAAACAGGAATACCTCTAGTTCACACAGAGAACAAGGAGTAAAAGAAATTCCTGCCAccataaaatattctattaacaTAGCTAAGTTCATTGTTGACTTCATAATAGTGGCAGTTCTGGGAGTGAAAAATAACACTACCAAGCAAAGGTTGTCGTTGGTACCATCAAGTGAACGTTTTGGCAGGATTCAGAAATAGGATGGGGGTTGAGGTGCAGAGAAATTATGTAATATCGTAATATCTTCAGTAATAAATAACTATCAAAGACATTTTTGTCTTCACTATAAAAGCATATTACATTTACTGAACTACCTGAGTTACTAGCGGTCATAGAACAAACTATGAGCCGAAGTTAAACTTTCTAATAAATGCATAGACCTTAACCTTCATGAAAATGAGTTTTGAGGTGACTCCAAATGCGTGGAAATATTTCCTACCCcttttaaataaaacatattaataatttataataaacatttccatcatattatcaatgaaaataagtgaataattcacaaaagttacaaaaaaatagaagaaatatacgaTAAGCCAAAATGACATATCATTGGTAGTCCAAACATGCGGTCATTCTCGTATTAATGGTCAGAATTTTCACTAACCCTTCCAGTACTGTAACCATGTTAATTCATGAATTCAATGTCAAACAGCCAATAAAAACAATAGCATTCTACATTTAACTCATCACTAATGCAGCAATGGTGGTGGCTGGCAGCTGGCCATTAGGATTGGTTCCCATGCAATTAAGAATTTGTGAAAACAACTTCTATTTTGAAAACGAAGTGGGAGTATTAGAGGCCTCTGAAAGACAAACATTCATTTCCAGCAAAGAAAAACAGATCCCTGAATCAAGATTTGAGACTCTGACTGGGAATAACTGAACACTTCATCGAAACATTTTGTGGGCATAGACACACATGACCCCAACTTCTGACACAGAAAAGACTTCCCAACCAGAAAACAAGCATGGTAACAaaggaaatttaaacaaatttcttGGAAAGCTATGGCTGTCAAAGGAACTTGAGGATTAGCCCACAAAAGaagcttttaaaaaaaaaaaacaagaaaggaGCTACAGCTGATTACGAGGTGGAATCGCAGACAGAGAAACATATGTAATTCACTGGTACCTCATGGCAGCAACTGACAACAGATGATAGATACATTTCCAAACTCAGGCATACACAAGCGGAACTTAAGTAAGATGAAGACAAACATTGTTGAATTCTCTCCATTCCAAGATGCAAGTAACCACTCTTGTTTTATATGATCCAGGGTGAAATGAATTAATGATTGATaaagagattaataaaatgacaagtttttgattttcatttgtaACAAATCAATGAAATATGCCATCTTATTTCTAATGTGCGTCCATTTAAAGTTGTCTCCTAACTCAGGCCTCCATATAACAGACACCTATTCATTGCAATTATTATTTTGTGGATAATTCAAAGTggataaagatatatttttcaaaaatacatcACCATTCAGCTGAGGTAAAATCAAGGCAATAGACATTTGTTTAAACTTACTTTGAAGGAATGTTTCCTAATAGTTGTCCATCCTATGTTAAGAATAAGGAATGAAGCCATGGGGACACTATAATCCATAGTAAGAGTGGGTGCAGCCACACCAGTCCCAGTAAGATCAACAAATTCAAGAGTTCACACTAAGGTAGCAAAAATTCCTTAAGTGTGATGCACTTGTCTCCAAGTGGCAAGCAGAAGGAACATGGGGTTGGCACAATTACTGGACCAAAAAAGCCCTGGGGAAAAGGAGGCAGCTTCCAAACCACCAATCAGCTGAAGCTGTAGCAAGAGAGGGAGTCATTATCCACAGACATTTGAGAGAGAGAGTCTTAAGGGAACCCCCTCCTAATGAATCCCCCCCTCCAAAAATTCTACCTCTCCAAATGAGCCCCTAAAATGTTTTCCCACTACTGCCCACAAATATAGCCTTCCACACACTCTTAACCGAAATGGTATTGTGAGATCACCCTTATCGTTACAAAATGCATCACATTATCATTGGCAGTGGTTTAAATTTTCTGACATTGCTTGATAATACCaagataaaattaatggaatCTTCTGATCAAATAAGGACATTGTTTAgagaaggaaataatgccaaGCAATACACAAAACTGCAAAGTTACTATCAGAAACAGCAACAAAAATATCTTGATTGTTTGAATCAATAACTATTTACTAATTAATGGAGCACTAATAAGTAAAGTTCTAAGTTATTAAACCACTATAAGTGTTCACTTAAGAGAAAAGGAACTGAACCATAAAATATCATGACAAAATATAGGCATTGGTGACTCAATCATAGACGAATCATCAAACAGTGCTCCACATTTCCTCATATATTGATCGCTTTGAATCATCCATCTTTAATTTCGAATACCCTCAATGAAGCACCCATCAATATTATTATAAACCTCTCTGTCACACATTATCTTCTACCAGAAACCCAGCCAACTGTCCTAAAAGCAATGGTAATACTACAAGCCAGCATGATGAATCTGACCCATGCTGACAATTCTCCCACCCTTTGGATATACGAAACCATCATCAAAATCGAAATCCCAAAGGAAGAAGGCATTGGATAGATGTGACCAATACTTGGCCATGAATATCTGATGgcttggataaatatatttttacatcatcACCAAATTCATAAATGAACTGCCGACATATGCCACAAGGGGAGACATAATCTGGTCGGTCGCTCATCTCAGCAGCAACAGCAACGGCTTTAACCCGTCGTCTTCCTTCCGTTATTCCTTTAGCTAGAGCCGTTCTCTCAGCACAGATGCAATTTCCATAAGATGAGTTTTCAATATTAGAACCAATATGTATTTCCTCCGAATCATCCCAAATTACAGCTGCTCCAACAGCAAATTTGCTGAATGGGCAATAAGCATATTTTCTCGCAGAGTTGGCTGCTACTATCAGCTCCCTTCCAGTTTTGTCTGAAGCAAATAAAGACTTggcattaatgaaaaattgaGGATGGATATCATTACAAGTTAAAAAATAGTGATGGAAGCAATTTATTTTGATTGGCCTGGTTAAACAATACATCAACTTTTGTGATTTAAGGCtggttcacagaaaaaaattagcaattcaTGATCACACTCATCACGGAGCACACTTAGCATGAGATTGCAGAAGGCCACGCACCAATAGCAGTGCAGCATTCATAGACAAAATGAGCACCTCGTGAAATTAACGTCAtggggtttggtcgattttggaataacagaaaaaatagcttgaaaattttgaattcgtAATTTTGAAGTCACTTTTTCCAACCCTATTTACCCATGTTTGGTTAGTTCTAACCATGAATTGTGGAAAAAGAACACTCAGATTGAAAAATAATGCGGATATAGTATGGAATTGAGAAGTAATCTCAGGAAAAGAAATCAATGTGAATAAGAAACAGCTCCATTCAATTTTAATCTTTACCCAGcaaggaaaaactgatttccatcagatttaacactgatttccaacaggtttgacgcactgatttccttctcctttgaatctgttttgaaaattgaaacagctggaaatcagtaggaggacagtgggaaatcagttgtgaaggtccaacatggcggctgttttcctactcatttccatgaatgtggtttgactctggtttccactgttcaacagatttgaatccggtttccccgtttaagctttttcgaatctgttttccaccttcatacctatctgaatcttgtttgcgactcgattctcacctcctatgacctgctgatgcataagttaacttcggatacatgagttaactgctgatacccgaggcggaaataattatttccgccaggtccaagtttcgcagagctgcactcaaccaacgtttctaacttcacatgcTACATCTCTATCATTAATCTGGATGTAGACTCAGCTGAAAAAAGATgacaaaatacagcctaacaaaatgaacttcatgtaagtctcccaccacaacaaaataacacaggctctattaacgtatttattaagaatgcacaaactctgttggaagtacatattcaattgaaaatacatagtcatctaatttggtaaacttctgcggcagaatacacttaaaatctcaatttcatgcgttagaaataatttagggaaacacagaatttacagatgaaatctcattagaaggagagttagacaaactagttgtgctttttgtaattgtttatcagttcttgaaaagtcatcgaaaggcaaaagttttgccaagagtaacagaacagtcactgcaccagaacaacaacaacttgcatcagattccacaatcttgaatagggttgttcaagcctatcagaacggtctaaaaaaacgaatgtatatcacttctgatgtaatttaattttgattgggatgaatgacagatgcgttgaaaaagtaatgatggaattattagcaatcaaaattcgaacaattttaaacgccgccaaaaacggtcggccatcttgaaatagaggtgatgacgaaacaagcctgtacggctggcctgtgccctcgatcgctcgatgccaagctgagcactctgcatgccgactggacatttgccaaggttattccttattttgaaatggcctatgttgtgcatgaagcttccggatggatcaaggcgacataaaatccattattcaagttaggcaggcaacgtatgtaatgtaattgttgacaggaattgaaagttttgtatagctgcatttgcaaggaaactacctacgtgcagtgaactttcattttgccgctagtgcaagtgaacaaaatttgtgcccttaatgtacccctgagtgaattgattgcatttagacgatgaagtaaagagtgaagcgacaagtgaagtgagttgtgaatgtaacatcttcgacgaaattatttattttttccatgctggttcaatcaaccctatacatttcgatctaaggtatctaactattgcgaaggatatgtttcatatttgagctagttgtacttagaggatacatcgaacgtatattaattttcattcgtttgttcgcctctaagttctgtttgattttattacctattgccaattcatttggagcattcgtcagtgtttacatttcacgaaattcgttgcgctgttgtttgttttggtcatattttggttacggtaatagtgaaagtgaaattcgaagttttttgatgttacagtaactggtttagctagtttaataatttgtttcagcctattcatttcattgtcttcgtaatgtcaatgtaaaataacgtaaactgattctaagtcgttagtgatgagtggtaagtgaggtgtggacaatccttacgaacttcaaggagtgcaaattcttttgtgtgtgcagagtgattggaaaaccgattgtcatgttttattagtgttacataatagtgttttatatttattgtgagccaagttttttattgaatcagttgatttggaatatactgattatacgtatcaaaaagacagctcgtgaaatgtgtgcgttgtagtgccatttgtgatatgatgagcaataaatatgtacaagtaagggtaattttgcttattattactcttattaaaggataaatttggattttctttaaacactgatctggcggcagacgctggagatctttaaaaaaaagtagaataaccctgctgagccacttcaaacactgcagtagggcatctacaggcttgtgacgtcacacaccaattcaagatggaagtagggctttttggcgtaacgtaaaatttgtcactgtttaagggtgcgattcatagacggcactttaggctaaagtatactttagccgggctaaagtctgctttttccgtttcataaacgcactttagaggaaaaatggccgaatcgtcactttaccgtaaagtgcccaaccggagctcactttagggctaaagtgtcctttacggatgaataaatatggctgcaccggctgttattgaagttgaaatatgaagatatttgggttacggaaatgaatatgaactaattttttggtgagaacacagcagcaaactggcgcgtttcaagaaataaccagacaagtaatatatgtcttttccctgaatatatatcgagtcggtattgatggagatgacccaattcttatattttgaagtttaactctatcggtcgtgtgataattacaacacagtaagtggttgaacaggttggcataatttatgttgattttatatacaagttaattgttaagttcttaggttttttatacgttcatattctagaattttccttaaagatacttgaatatgatagcaaaattctgtttatgcattggcgtcaatagccttcgtaaacaaagacttgattttcatatcgtttggccagccaaatactagtttctacaccttgtattgcattttaagcgttttcattcaatatttgcttaatgtactctttccgtatgcctccatatcacgcttaacatgtttctgtgattgtgaaactagagtcgagtttctgtttcgtttttcgacatatgcatgtttacaatgatgatataagatctcgtcatgaaaggcagcaataaaaagtaaaacgtactttccttcatagccatattatcagcagcaaagcaatgtttcctcgaggatgtaggattgttatgaaatgttatttacacagcatcacagacttcactgacattttctactgcaaaattcgtgaatggatactcgggttaggtattcacatatgtcgaggcatcttttaaagtagacaaagagatatttattgatataagtccattctcacattaaacatgtttcattgcgtggccattcattcattggttttgatgatatagatattcttgactgtacattctcgtccatttctctagaatatataaccccttaggtcaacattccaagaattaaaatattggtaagcacaaaagaattcaacaaacacccatacctcattcaaaatacgcgtccaactgagacaaccactgatcggtaaatcttcaaattaattggtagtttcaagttaacgcgagagaatttcactatttcacccaccttcaatgaacgtacaccatcaaacttcgactaacatgtagtccaaacaaccgaatgcagttaatcatagaaaatgatcataaaatgacgtgaaaatatcagcatttgaatatttacttcgctgggaacatcgaagggcattaccaatacacgaagctaattaaaagtgagcttttattcagccaactcagtcattaacgtacaaaaagctagtggggaaaagctttcaatgacgcagtattcatttacatttgctcataatatgagaaaacgagaaaatacagcttaataaatcttagcaaaatacaacacgaaaacccagtcgccagaaacatgtaaacaagtacgcatttaatatcgtgtgtcatctt comes from Ischnura elegans chromosome X, ioIscEleg1.1, whole genome shotgun sequence and encodes:
- the LOC124170625 gene encoding cytidine deaminase-like isoform X1 codes for the protein MASQKTAGDLLPFDALDKTGRELIVAANSARKYAYCPFSKFAVGAAVIWDDSEEIHIGSNIENSSYGNCICAERTALAKGITEGRRRVKAVAVAAEMSDRPDYVSPCGICRQFIYEFGDDVKIYLSKPSDIHGQVLVTSIQCLLPLGFRF
- the LOC124170625 gene encoding cytidine deaminase-like isoform X2, coding for MHQQVIGDKTGRELIVAANSARKYAYCPFSKFAVGAAVIWDDSEEIHIGSNIENSSYGNCICAERTALAKGITEGRRRVKAVAVAAEMSDRPDYVSPCGICRQFIYEFGDDVKIYLSKPSDIHGQVLVTSIQCLLPLGFRF